Proteins encoded together in one Quercus lobata isolate SW786 chromosome 3, ValleyOak3.0 Primary Assembly, whole genome shotgun sequence window:
- the LOC115982318 gene encoding probable arabinosyltransferase ARAD1: protein MYKKASLSLIFVILLLISYSIFIGTVDFRSYFFPLLHSPTDTPSLCAPSSPLRVYMYDLPRRFNVGMLNRRSPVETPVTALVWPPWPKNSGLKRQHSVEFWMMGSLLYEGDGAEEREAVRVSDPEMADAFFVPFFSSLSFNSHGHNMTDPDTEIDRQLQIDLLKLLRQSKYWQRSGGRDHVIPMTHPNAFRFLREQVNASIQIVVDFGRYPRIMSNLSKDVVAPYVHVVDSFKIDDTPDPFESRTTLLFFRGRTYRKDEGIVRVKLAKILSGYDDVHYERSIATDENIKLSSKGMRSSKFCLNPAGDTPSSCRLFDAIVSHCVPVIISDQIELPFENEIDYSQFSIFFSFKEALEPGYMVNQLRKFPKERWIEMWKRLKDISHHYEFQYPPKKEDAVNMLWRQVKHKLPGVKLAVHRSRRLKVPDWWRRR from the exons ATGTACAAAAAAGCTtcactctctctcattttcGTGATTCTTCTTCTAATCTCATACTCCATCTTCATCGGGACCGTCGATTTCAGATCCTACTTTTTCCCTCTGCTACACTCACCCACCGATACACCCTCTCTCTGTGCACCCTCCTCTCCTCTCCGCGTCTACATGTACGATCTTCCTCGCCGGTTCAACGTGGGCATGCTGAACCGGCGGAGCCCGGTGGAGACTCCGGTGACGGCTCTGGTATGGCCTCCGTGGCCCAAGAACTCGGGCCTCAAGAGGCAACACAGCGTGGAGTTTTGGATGATGGGCTCGCTTTTGTACGAAGGGGATGGGGCTGAAGAGAGAGAGGCGGTTAGGGTTTCGGATCCGGAAATGGCTGACGCGTTTTTTGTGccgtttttttcttctttgagcTTCAATTCTCATGGCCACAATATGACGGATCCAGATACAGAGATTGATCGCCAATTACAG ATTGATTTACTGAAATTGTTACGGCAATCCAAGTACTGGCAACGGTCTGGAGGTCGAGACCATGTAATTCCTATGACACATCCCAATGCATTCAGATTTCTCCGAGAACAGGTTAATGCATCTATTCAGATTGTTGTAGATTTCGGCCGCTACCCCAGAATCATGTCAAATTTAAGCAAAGATGTAGTGGCCCCTTATGTGCACGTCGTGGATTCATTTAAAATTGATGACACTCCAGACCCATTTGAATCTCGCACTACACTTCTTTTCTTCCGTGGGAGGACATACAGGAAAGAT GAAGGCATCGTTCGTGTTAAATTGGCAAAGATATTATCTGGTTATGATGATGTTCACTATGAGCGGAGTATTGCCACtgatgaaaatataaaattg TCCTCGAAAGGAATGCGTTCTTCAAAGTTCTGTCTGAATCCTGCTGGAGACACACCTTCATCCTGTCGCCTGTTTGATGCCATTGTGAGCCACTGTGTGCCTGTTATTATAAGTGATCAAATTGAGCTCCCGTTTGAGAATGAGATTGACTACTCCCAATTCTCTATATTCTTCTCTTTCAAAGAGGCACTGGAACCTGGTTACATGGTTAACCAGCTCCGAAAATTTCCCAAAGAGAGATGGATTGAAATGTGGAAGCGGCTTAAGGACATCTCCCATCATTATGAATTCCAGTACCCCCCAAAGAAAGAAGATGCTGTCAATATGCTATGGAGGCAGGTAAAACACAAGCTTCCTGGGGTCAAACTTGCTGTGCATAGAAGCCGAAGGTTGAAAGTCCCTGATTGGTGGCGGAGAAGATGA